One part of the Paenibacillus silvisoli genome encodes these proteins:
- a CDS encoding ATP-binding cassette domain-containing protein, translating into MAAYAIETAGLCKSFGKQTVLSGIDLAVTKGTIFALLGPNGAGKTTLIHILSTLIEPDGGRARIEGYDLAADKEAVKQSISLTGQFAAVDEVLTGAENVMMMCRLSGLSAAESRLRTAELLRSFDLEAAAGKRVKTYSGGMRRRLDLAVSLVVHRPVLFLDEPTTGLDTISRRALWDHILRLKEQGVTIFLTTQYLEEADQLADTIAVINQGSVVATGTAEELKARIGGEVIELRSGNDELLRTIPTGGTIADVWQTLGTVVHAYPSDTRMVIRKPSLDDVFVTLTSAQPGQPNKEASPA; encoded by the coding sequence TTGGCTGCGTACGCGATCGAAACGGCGGGGCTCTGCAAGAGCTTCGGCAAGCAAACCGTGCTGAGCGGCATCGATTTGGCGGTGACGAAGGGAACGATTTTCGCGCTGCTTGGCCCAAATGGTGCAGGCAAGACGACGCTGATTCATATTTTATCGACCCTGATCGAGCCAGACGGCGGCAGGGCGCGCATTGAAGGGTATGACCTTGCCGCGGACAAAGAGGCGGTCAAGCAATCGATCAGCCTGACCGGGCAGTTCGCCGCCGTCGATGAGGTGCTGACCGGAGCGGAAAATGTCATGATGATGTGCAGGCTTTCCGGACTGTCTGCCGCGGAGAGCCGCCTTCGCACGGCTGAGCTGCTTCGCAGCTTCGATCTGGAAGCGGCGGCGGGCAAGCGGGTGAAAACGTACTCCGGCGGCATGCGGCGCAGGCTGGATCTTGCCGTCAGCCTCGTCGTGCACCGGCCGGTGCTGTTCCTCGACGAACCGACGACCGGACTCGATACGATCAGCCGGCGCGCGCTTTGGGATCATATTTTGCGATTGAAGGAGCAGGGCGTGACGATCTTCCTGACCACGCAATATTTAGAGGAAGCGGATCAATTGGCGGATACGATTGCCGTTATCAATCAGGGAAGCGTTGTGGCAACGGGAACCGCGGAGGAACTGAAAGCCCGTATTGGCGGAGAAGTCATCGAGCTGCGAAGCGGGAACGACGAGCTGCTGCGGACGATTCCGACGGGCGGCACGATTGCGGATGTATGGCAAACGCTCGGAACGGTCGTTCACGCTTATCCGTCCGATACGCGCATGGTTATCCGCAAGCCGAGCCTGGACGATGTGTTCGTCACTCTAACGTCCGCCCAGCCTGGCCAGCCAAATAAGGAGGCGTCGCCCGCATGA
- a CDS encoding ABC transporter permease: MKIVQQQQHQHQLPRLTAAAPASFGTANIVFIGRSLRHSLRNVESLIMAIMLPILLMLLFTYVFGGALDPSGDYVNYVVPGIILLCAGFGSSSTAVDVATDMSNGIIDRFRTMPIYALGVVVGHVVASLVRNLLATCIVIGVALAVGFRPSGGFLEWIGALAVIVLFILTYTWLFAAIGLVTGSPSAASGYGFALLFLPYLSSAFVPTSTMPSWLQGFADHQPITPVIETIRGLLAGAPIGDNGWWAVAWCAAILILSLIWCSIAFRRKAGQR, from the coding sequence ATGAAAATCGTTCAGCAACAACAGCATCAGCATCAGCTTCCGCGGCTGACGGCGGCGGCGCCTGCCTCCTTTGGGACCGCCAACATCGTCTTTATCGGGCGCAGCCTGCGCCACAGCTTGCGCAATGTCGAGTCGCTCATTATGGCCATCATGCTTCCCATTCTACTTATGCTGCTGTTCACCTATGTATTCGGCGGGGCGCTCGACCCGTCCGGCGACTATGTGAACTATGTGGTGCCGGGCATTATTTTGCTGTGCGCGGGCTTCGGCTCTTCCAGCACGGCCGTCGATGTCGCGACGGATATGAGCAACGGCATCATCGACCGGTTCCGGACGATGCCGATCTATGCCCTGGGCGTCGTCGTGGGCCATGTTGTCGCAAGCCTGGTCCGCAATTTGCTCGCGACCTGCATCGTGATCGGGGTCGCCTTGGCCGTGGGCTTCCGCCCGAGCGGCGGCTTCCTGGAATGGATCGGCGCCTTGGCCGTCATCGTCCTGTTCATTCTGACGTACACGTGGCTGTTCGCGGCGATCGGGCTGGTGACCGGAAGCCCGTCGGCGGCGAGCGGCTATGGCTTCGCGCTTCTGTTCCTTCCTTATCTATCGAGCGCGTTCGTGCCGACCAGCACGATGCCGTCATGGCTGCAGGGCTTCGCCGATCATCAGCCGATCACGCCGGTCATCGAGACGATTCGCGGACTGCTGGCCGGCGCGCCGATCGGGGACAACGGCTGGTGGGCGGTCGCCTGGTGCGCGGCCATCCTGATTTTATCGCTTATTTGGTGCTCGATTGCGTTCCGCAGGAAGGCAGGGCAGCGCTAA
- a CDS encoding LysR family transcriptional regulator, with amino-acid sequence MDVRQLKYFLAIAQEKQITRAAKLLHMEQPPLSRQLMLMEEELGAQLFERSRTQLTLTAAGRLLKDRAESLLLQLDETMKEVKELELGVRGTLSIGAVVSCVSILPGPIQQLREKFPQVTFKIAEGDHYLMGEMLERRAIELVISRLPFEANLSPSKLDMLPLPSDPYVALMPHSWAPPSGRLDISMEELSQYPLLTLKTDKTIKMHEQVVGEFHRHGLEPNIICECASVAIIMSLIAAGIGATLFPKSVISSFPSGDVLTLQIRDADFQSEVGILWLKDQLLSKRAQHFLDCFKS; translated from the coding sequence ATGGACGTTCGACAGCTCAAATACTTCCTGGCCATTGCCCAGGAGAAGCAAATTACGCGTGCGGCCAAGCTGCTGCACATGGAACAGCCGCCGCTCAGCCGTCAGCTTATGCTGATGGAAGAGGAGCTCGGCGCGCAGCTCTTCGAACGAAGCCGCACGCAGTTGACGCTGACCGCGGCGGGACGGCTGCTCAAGGACCGGGCAGAGTCGCTGCTGCTGCAATTGGACGAGACGATGAAGGAAGTGAAGGAGCTCGAGCTCGGCGTGCGGGGCACGCTCTCGATCGGCGCCGTCGTGTCCTGCGTATCGATCCTCCCCGGTCCGATCCAGCAGCTGCGGGAGAAGTTCCCACAGGTGACGTTCAAGATCGCGGAAGGCGACCACTATCTCATGGGAGAGATGCTCGAACGGCGGGCGATCGAGCTGGTCATCTCTAGGCTTCCCTTTGAAGCGAATTTATCTCCAAGCAAATTGGATATGCTGCCGCTGCCTTCCGATCCTTACGTCGCGCTCATGCCCCACTCCTGGGCGCCGCCTTCCGGCAGGCTGGACATCAGCATGGAGGAGCTGTCCCAATACCCGCTGCTGACGCTGAAAACGGACAAAACGATCAAAATGCACGAGCAGGTTGTGGGCGAATTCCACAGACACGGGCTGGAACCGAACATCATTTGCGAATGCGCCAGCGTCGCCATCATCATGTCGCTCATCGCGGCAGGCATCGGGGCTACTCTCTTCCCGAAGTCGGTCATCTCGTCGTTCCCGTCGGGCGACGTTCTGACGCTGCAAATCCGCGACGCCGATTTTCAATCCGAAGTCGGCATCCTATGGCTGAAGGATCAGCTGCTATCCAAGCGGGCGCAGCATTTTCTCGACTGCTTCAAGTCTTGA
- a CDS encoding TetR/AcrR family transcriptional regulator — translation MSNDQHPTDDEAIQSLPEAVRLSWGIVKQPRRGPKGELSIAKIVDAAIAIADRDGLSAVSMSRVAGALGFTTMSLYRYMTSKEDLLLLMQDKVSDVPIPPESGQHWRDEMRAYVQACILVFREHPWFGDIPIKGIPIMPGTLRIIDWVLRIMRDFPLNEFEKMSFVLLLSSYARACGLIARDMALSMRAGNSEETFNGQSYTAAMKQLVTESGFPNLHPIVMSGAYTGEIESPIGDDLDFGLERILDGIEHYLETKRRM, via the coding sequence ATGTCCAATGATCAACATCCCACAGACGATGAAGCCATTCAAAGCTTGCCGGAAGCGGTGAGGCTGAGCTGGGGCATCGTCAAGCAGCCTCGGCGGGGACCGAAGGGCGAGCTCAGCATCGCCAAAATCGTCGACGCCGCGATTGCGATCGCCGACCGCGACGGCCTGTCCGCCGTCTCGATGAGCCGGGTGGCTGGGGCGCTCGGCTTTACGACGATGTCGCTCTACCGCTACATGACCAGCAAAGAGGATTTGCTGCTGCTCATGCAGGATAAGGTCAGCGACGTCCCGATTCCGCCGGAATCCGGGCAGCATTGGCGCGACGAAATGCGCGCGTACGTACAGGCTTGCATCCTTGTATTCCGCGAGCACCCATGGTTCGGCGACATCCCGATCAAAGGCATCCCGATCATGCCGGGCACGCTTCGCATCATCGATTGGGTACTGCGCATCATGCGCGACTTTCCCCTCAACGAATTCGAGAAAATGTCGTTCGTCCTGCTGCTAAGCAGCTATGCGCGGGCGTGCGGCCTCATCGCTAGGGACATGGCCTTGTCCATGAGGGCCGGCAACAGCGAGGAGACGTTCAACGGGCAGAGCTATACCGCCGCAATGAAACAGCTTGTGACGGAGAGCGGCTTTCCGAACCTGCATCCGATCGTCATGTCCGGCGCGTATACGGGCGAGATCGAGAGCCCGATCGGGGACGATCTGGACTTCGGGCTCGAGCGGATATTGGATGGCATCGAGCACTATTTGGAAACGAAACGGCGTATGTAA
- a CDS encoding GNAT family N-acetyltransferase produces MAVIIRAYEPGDIVRYAELFVDVFNREPWYDEWTLERAARYLNDFADTPGFKGIAAEQDGVIHGFIVGVTRRWWSGDEFYVHEMCVRPDEQRSGIGSHLMERLEQELRAEGTHNLALLTDRGTPAERFYKKNGFEEISRLAFVAKHTKS; encoded by the coding sequence ATGGCAGTGATCATTCGGGCTTATGAACCGGGGGATATTGTCCGCTATGCGGAGCTGTTCGTGGATGTGTTTAATCGCGAGCCATGGTACGATGAGTGGACGCTTGAGCGGGCCGCTCGGTATTTGAATGATTTTGCGGATACGCCCGGATTCAAAGGGATCGCTGCCGAGCAGGACGGCGTCATCCATGGCTTCATTGTCGGCGTGACGCGACGCTGGTGGTCGGGCGATGAGTTCTACGTCCATGAAATGTGCGTACGCCCGGACGAGCAGAGGAGCGGGATCGGCAGCCACCTAATGGAGCGCTTGGAGCAAGAGCTGCGAGCTGAAGGTACTCATAATCTCGCATTGCTGACCGATCGGGGGACACCGGCGGAGCGCTTCTATAAGAAAAATGGATTTGAGGAAATTTCGAGGCTCGCGTTTGTGGCGAAGCATACGAAATCATGA
- a CDS encoding ABC transporter substrate-binding protein codes for MLSSFKSKSAWPAAALLLSLLLLLSACGKNTASDNANNTPAANNTASDNASSQERVIKHAMGETPITGTPARVVVLTNEGTEALLALGVKPVGAVKSWTGDPWYEHIKPQMEGVEVVGEESQPNIELIASLKPDLIIGNKFRQEKVYEQLKAIAPTVFSDTLRGAWQDNFKLYAETLGKKTEGDQMIADYDNRLADFKSKAGDKVNEKVSVVRFMAGKTRIYLGDTFTGLMFSKLGITRPESQQGYKDTFVEEITKERLPEVDADKLFYFTYETGDGKGTAMEEEMLKDPLWQSLNVVKNKQAFRVSDAIWNTSGGVISANMMLDEMYKIYEVK; via the coding sequence ATGTTATCCAGTTTTAAATCGAAGTCTGCTTGGCCTGCTGCCGCTTTGCTGCTCTCGTTGCTCCTGCTGTTATCCGCTTGCGGTAAAAACACCGCTTCCGACAATGCCAACAATACGCCTGCCGCTAACAATACGGCGTCCGATAATGCATCCTCGCAAGAACGCGTCATCAAACATGCAATGGGCGAAACGCCGATTACGGGCACGCCCGCACGCGTCGTTGTTCTGACAAACGAAGGTACCGAAGCGCTGCTTGCGCTTGGCGTGAAGCCGGTTGGCGCCGTCAAATCGTGGACGGGCGACCCGTGGTACGAGCACATTAAGCCGCAAATGGAAGGCGTCGAGGTAGTCGGCGAAGAAAGCCAGCCGAACATCGAGCTGATCGCGAGCTTGAAGCCGGACCTGATTATTGGCAACAAGTTCCGTCAGGAGAAAGTATACGAGCAGCTGAAGGCGATCGCGCCGACGGTCTTCTCCGACACGCTGCGCGGCGCTTGGCAGGACAACTTCAAGCTGTATGCCGAAACGCTGGGCAAGAAGACTGAAGGCGACCAAATGATCGCCGACTACGACAATCGCCTTGCCGATTTCAAATCGAAAGCCGGCGACAAAGTGAACGAGAAAGTTTCCGTCGTCCGTTTCATGGCAGGTAAAACGCGTATTTACCTGGGCGATACGTTTACGGGCCTGATGTTCTCGAAGCTGGGCATTACCCGCCCTGAAAGCCAACAAGGCTACAAAGACACGTTCGTAGAAGAAATCACGAAAGAGCGCCTGCCGGAAGTCGATGCCGACAAGCTGTTCTACTTCACGTATGAGACCGGTGACGGCAAAGGCACGGCAATGGAAGAGGAAATGCTGAAGGATCCGCTGTGGCAGAGCCTGAACGTCGTGAAGAACAAACAGGCGTTCCGCGTCAGCGATGCGATCTGGAATACGTCGGGCGGCGTTATCTCGGCGAACATGATGCTGGATGAAATGTATAAGATCTACGAAGTCAAATAA
- a CDS encoding glycoside hydrolase family 3 N-terminal domain-containing protein yields MKWKQTALGAAAAGAALLVWAGSAAAAERFADLGQAKWAEDSIMYMADRGTVAGYGGGAFRPEGAVTRAQAVTFMVRELYPDRLPEGGATYTDVPSGHPFYKEIEVAAKMGLAGGFPDGSFHPDEPVSRAQTAAFLARAYALKTGGRSAQLSDTANHWAAAPIGVMSSNGLIGGYADGTYKPDKSVTRAEFAVFMARVIRFEREAAIEARDWDQLMSFMTVSEQVGQMLMPDIREWNGQRTTSVNDGIKAAIHDQDLGGLILFEKNIASAEQVATLTHGLQAEAGDIPMFMAIDQEGGVIKRIPGGTNLPGQMALGAAGDAKLAEAAGRLTGEELKALGVQLDFAPVLDINSNPDNPIIGMRSFSSDPELVTRLGLAEMKGLQAAGVIPAVKHFPGHGDTTVDSHLGLPVLNHDRERLDAVELKPFRAAIESGAEMIMSAHIAFPAVDDERVVSRKDGSSVPVPATLSKKVLSGLLRGELGYKGVIISDAFTMEGIAEHFGEQQAVVRAVNAGVDIILMPQDSAKAHQALVQAVKSGAVSMDAVHASVKRVLELKAKYGLFEERGGSLSAQLASLKTVIGTDAHRKVERDIAERAVTLLAARNGGAAPDQIRPGDKVVIAAADEEIAKQVQKQLKEAAGSVTTSIITVGSGQNALKSAISGADYVILATYQFRNVASQFGWSAYQAVLDELNGQKKRYALLSLGNPYEGIFLNRIESGLAVYGKQEPNIGAGLKALLGQLEPQGVLPVQQ; encoded by the coding sequence ATGAAGTGGAAACAAACAGCGCTGGGCGCGGCCGCTGCCGGCGCCGCTTTGCTCGTATGGGCGGGCAGCGCCGCTGCGGCGGAACGGTTTGCCGATTTGGGGCAGGCCAAATGGGCGGAAGACAGCATTATGTACATGGCGGATCGGGGGACGGTGGCCGGGTACGGCGGCGGAGCGTTCCGTCCCGAAGGGGCGGTCACTCGCGCGCAGGCAGTGACGTTCATGGTGCGGGAGCTATATCCGGATCGGCTTCCGGAAGGCGGCGCCACCTATACGGACGTGCCGTCAGGCCATCCGTTCTATAAAGAGATCGAGGTCGCCGCGAAGATGGGCTTGGCGGGCGGCTTCCCGGACGGCTCCTTCCACCCGGATGAGCCGGTGAGCCGCGCGCAGACGGCGGCTTTTCTGGCGCGCGCGTACGCGCTTAAGACGGGCGGCCGCTCGGCGCAGCTGTCCGACACCGCGAACCATTGGGCGGCTGCGCCCATCGGCGTGATGAGCTCCAACGGACTGATCGGCGGGTATGCGGACGGTACGTACAAGCCGGACAAATCGGTTACGCGGGCGGAGTTTGCGGTGTTTATGGCACGGGTGATCCGCTTCGAGCGGGAAGCCGCGATCGAGGCGCGCGACTGGGATCAGCTGATGTCCTTCATGACGGTCAGCGAACAGGTCGGCCAGATGCTCATGCCCGACATCCGGGAGTGGAACGGGCAGCGGACCACGTCCGTGAACGACGGGATCAAGGCTGCCATTCACGATCAGGACTTGGGCGGGCTCATTCTATTCGAGAAAAATATCGCGAGCGCCGAGCAGGTTGCCACGCTCACCCACGGGCTGCAGGCGGAAGCCGGCGATATTCCGATGTTTATGGCGATCGACCAAGAGGGCGGCGTCATTAAGCGTATCCCGGGCGGGACGAATTTGCCCGGGCAGATGGCGCTGGGCGCGGCGGGCGACGCGAAGCTGGCCGAAGCGGCCGGCCGCCTGACCGGCGAAGAGCTGAAGGCGCTGGGCGTTCAGCTGGACTTCGCGCCGGTGCTCGACATCAACAGCAATCCGGACAATCCGATCATCGGGATGCGCTCGTTCTCGTCCGATCCGGAGCTGGTGACGCGGCTTGGCTTGGCGGAAATGAAGGGCTTGCAGGCGGCGGGAGTCATTCCGGCGGTCAAACATTTCCCGGGACATGGAGACACGACGGTCGACTCCCACCTCGGTTTGCCGGTGCTGAACCATGACCGCGAGCGGCTGGACGCGGTCGAGCTGAAGCCGTTCCGGGCCGCGATCGAGAGCGGAGCGGAGATGATCATGAGCGCGCATATTGCCTTCCCGGCCGTCGATGACGAGCGGGTCGTATCGCGCAAGGACGGGAGCAGCGTGCCCGTGCCGGCGACGTTATCGAAGAAGGTGCTGAGCGGACTGCTCCGCGGCGAACTGGGCTATAAAGGCGTCATTATTTCAGACGCGTTTACGATGGAAGGGATCGCGGAGCATTTTGGCGAGCAGCAGGCTGTGGTGCGCGCGGTTAATGCCGGCGTGGACATTATCTTGATGCCGCAGGATTCGGCAAAAGCGCATCAAGCGCTGGTGCAGGCGGTTAAGAGCGGTGCCGTGTCGATGGATGCGGTTCATGCTTCGGTGAAGCGAGTATTGGAGCTGAAAGCGAAGTACGGGTTGTTCGAGGAGCGCGGCGGCAGCCTTTCCGCGCAGCTTGCCTCGCTGAAGACGGTTATTGGGACGGACGCGCATCGGAAGGTGGAGCGGGACATCGCGGAGCGGGCAGTTACGCTTCTGGCCGCACGCAATGGCGGCGCCGCGCCTGACCAGATCCGTCCGGGAGACAAGGTGGTCATTGCCGCCGCGGACGAAGAGATCGCCAAGCAGGTGCAGAAGCAGCTCAAGGAAGCGGCGGGCTCGGTCACGACTAGCATCATCACGGTAGGCTCCGGCCAGAATGCGTTGAAATCGGCCATTAGCGGTGCGGACTATGTCATTTTGGCGACCTATCAGTTCCGCAATGTGGCAAGCCAGTTTGGCTGGAGCGCGTATCAAGCCGTTTTGGATGAGCTGAACGGGCAGAAGAAGAGGTATGCTTTGCTGTCGCTCGGCAATCCTTATGAAGGGATTTTTCTGAACCGTATCGAGTCCGGACTGGCGGTATACGGGAAGCAGGAGCCTAATATCGGGGCTGGCCTGAAGGCGTTGCTCGGTCAGCTGGAGCCGCAGGGCGTCTTGCCGGTGCAGCAATAG
- a CDS encoding branched-chain amino acid aminotransferase — protein sequence MTTISIERSTNTKKKPPQDQLGFGIHYTDHMFVMDYSTEKGWHEPRIIPYQPIVLDPAAKVFHYGQTIFEGLKAYKTADGRIQLFRPRDNFRRMNRSNDRMSVPEIDIDLAIDALEQLVAVDHDWIPDLEGTSLYIRPFVIATEPLLGVSPSEHYKFMIIMSPVGAYYPEGINPVKIHVESNYVRAVVGGVGEAKTAGNYAAALKSQQEAKEHGYTQVLWLDGKQHKYIEEVGSMNVFFKIGGTVYTPALNGSILAGITRNSVIQLLKHWGVPVEERVLSIDELYEAGRNGTLEEAFGTGTAAVISPIGEMNWNGEKLIIGEGKTGQLSKSVYDTLTGIQTGAVEDPFGWTQQVEVK from the coding sequence ATGACGACAATCTCTATTGAAAGATCGACGAACACGAAGAAAAAACCGCCGCAGGATCAGCTCGGTTTCGGTATTCATTATACGGATCATATGTTTGTGATGGATTACAGCACGGAGAAGGGCTGGCATGAGCCGCGCATTATTCCGTATCAGCCGATTGTGTTGGACCCGGCAGCGAAAGTGTTCCATTACGGGCAAACGATCTTCGAAGGCTTGAAGGCTTACAAGACGGCGGATGGCCGCATCCAGCTGTTCCGTCCGCGCGATAACTTCCGCCGCATGAACCGGTCCAATGACCGCATGAGCGTGCCGGAAATCGATATCGATCTGGCGATTGACGCGCTGGAGCAATTGGTGGCGGTCGATCATGACTGGATTCCGGATCTTGAAGGCACGTCGCTGTACATCCGGCCGTTCGTCATCGCGACTGAGCCGCTGCTTGGCGTATCGCCTTCCGAGCACTACAAATTCATGATTATCATGTCGCCTGTCGGCGCTTACTATCCGGAAGGCATCAACCCGGTAAAAATCCACGTCGAGTCGAACTACGTGCGCGCGGTTGTCGGCGGCGTCGGCGAAGCGAAGACGGCGGGCAACTACGCGGCAGCCTTGAAATCGCAGCAAGAAGCGAAGGAGCATGGTTACACGCAGGTGCTGTGGCTGGACGGCAAGCAGCACAAGTATATCGAAGAAGTCGGCAGCATGAACGTTTTCTTCAAAATCGGCGGCACGGTGTACACGCCTGCGCTGAACGGCAGCATCCTGGCCGGCATTACGCGGAACTCGGTCATCCAGCTGCTGAAGCACTGGGGGGTTCCGGTCGAAGAGCGGGTGCTGTCCATCGACGAGCTGTACGAAGCGGGCCGCAACGGTACGCTGGAGGAAGCGTTCGGGACAGGCACTGCGGCTGTCATCTCCCCGATCGGCGAGATGAACTGGAACGGAGAGAAGCTGATTATTGGCGAAGGCAAGACCGGCCAGCTCTCGAAATCGGTGTACGACACGTTAACGGGCATCCAAACCGGCGCGGTAGAAGATCCGTTCGGCTGGACGCAGCAAGTCGAAGTTAAATAA